aatgtttaaGTAAACTGGGTAAACACACCATTTATACCATGCCTCCTTCCATAAAGGATTTAAGGCAGTCTACATGAATATGTATGATCAATCTGAAAATACAGGTACACACAGATCCGAATTAGGGAAAATACATGCTTATAAGGAAGTCTGGACCCAGGGGAAAATTTTAACATCAATATGCGGACTGCAGAATTCTACAAAGTTACGAGAACTGAGCCACAAATctggctctgagcttcctggaggTCAAGGCAAATAGGGAAAGACAGCCATTACatgcttaatttttctttgttgaatATACGCTATCCTCTCAGAAGACAAAACTTCAGTGAGACTGatgtctgaatttttttaagtacatttgatatataatgttttatgtgtacagcaaagtgattcagtgatatatacatatatatacacatatatattctttttcagagtcatttccattatagttcattataaaatactgaatatagtttctgtgctatacagtaggaccttgttggttatctgttttatatgtagtagtgtgtatatgttaatctcagactcctaatttatccctcccgctcactttcccctttggtaaccataaatttgttttctatgtctgtgaatctatttctcttttgtaaataagctcatttgtgtcatcttttagaTGACAGGTGAgctcatatttgtctttgtctgacttacttcactcagtgtgatcctctctaggtccacccatgttgctgcaaatggcattattttattcttttttatggctgagtaatattccattgtatatatatatgtactacatcttctttttctattcatcTGTCACTGGGTATTTAGAgtgcttccctatcttggctattgtaaatagtgctgcagtgaacactggggtatgtatatctttttaaattaatagtatTCCCTGAATATATACACAGCAGTGAAatttttggatcatatggcaactctatttttagttttttaaggaacctccatattgttctccatagtggttgtgccaatttacattgctaccaacagtgtagaagggttccctttcctctacaccctctccagcatttattttttgtgggctttttaatgatagccattcttacttgtatgaggtgatatcttgtagttttgatttgcatttctctaataattagccatgttgaacatctttcacACGCCTGCTGGTCagctctatgtcttctttggagaaatgtctattgaggtcttctacacattttttgagtttgttttttttagagtgAACTGTATGAgccgtttgtatattttggaaattaatcccttgtcagttgcatcgtttgcaaattGTTCTTCCATTcaataggttatcttttcattttgttcatggtttccttcgctgtgcagaagcttctaagtctaattaggtcccatttgtttatttttgcttttaattttattactgtaggaaatgaatccaaaaaaaaaactacttcaggagttcccgttgtggcgcagtggttaacgaatccgactaggaaccatgaggttgcgggttcggtccctgcccttgctcagtgggttaacgatccggcgttgccatgagctgtggtgtaggttgcagacgcggctcggatcccgcgttgctgtggctctggcataggccaggggctacagctccgattggacccctagcctgggaacctccatatgccgcgggagcggcccaagaaatagcaacaacaacaacaacaaaaagacaaaaaaaaaaatactactgcagtttatgtcagagtgttctgcctatgttttccccgaagagtttcatagtatctggtcttacatttaggtctttaatccattttgagtttatttttgtatatggtgttagagagtgttctaatttccttcttttacacaTAGCTCCCCAGTTTTACcatcacttattaaagagactgtcttttctccattgtatattcttgcctcctgttgTAGATTAATTAACCGTAagttcatgggtttatttctgggctttctatcctgttccattgatttatgtgtttgttcttgtgccagtaccacactgttttgatgactatagctttgtagtatagtctgaagtcagggaatgtGATTCTTCCAGGTCCatccttctttctcaagattgttttggttattcagAGCCTTTTGTGtctccatacaaatttaaaaatttttcattccagttctatgaaaaacaccattggtaatttgatagggattgcactgaatctgtagattgccttgggtattagggtcattttaaaatattgcttcttccaatccaagaacatggtatgtctttccagtGGTTTAtactgtcttcaatttctttcatcaatgtcttacagttttttggagtacaagtcttttgcctcctcatgtaggcttattcctaggtattttattcttttggatgcaatgaaAGAATTTTTTGCCCTCAGTCTCCAAGAGGGTATATTGTGTCATAGTATCTTTACCAGCATTCATATGCTGAATCTCCAAACCATAACATGGTTCCTCAAGAGGGTCCTTCAATGGAAGTAGGGGAGAACACCAGCAGACTGCTGAAAGCAGTAAGGCAGGGAAGCCCAGTGGCACAAAACACTGTCTAATCTAAAGTCatatctgggtttgaatcctagctctgccccTTACTGGCTGTGTGAATTTAGCCAAGTTAATCCCACTAATCCTGAGTTTCTCAAATATAAAATCAGGATAATTCCTCCTCCACAAGGTGGTTGTGAGGGTTAGATAATCCACATCAGACATTTAGGTGGCCCCTGGGATGCAGTAAGCAACGTCATGTGGTTGTGCCACCACAGCGGAGCTCACGGTAAATACAGGCTTGCCTACCAGTCTCTCCAGGTTGCATAAGAAAAACAAGTTTGCATCTCTGGATTACATTTAGGATCTATCCTTAAAATATAATAACCCTGCAAATTCCTCTACTGTAGCACTTCGTAATCCACAGATCAAAACCCCTGGGGGAAGAGGGCTTTGGAGATTATAATGTGCCCCAAGGCAGATGTCCCCGTTGAGTTGGGATTCTCTGCCTCTACCCCAAAGAGCCTGCTTTGGAGAGCGAGCATTGGCTCTCACCCCTCACGTCACCCCTCTTACCACCCCTCACCATGGAGGAGGCAGGGCCACAGGCTGAGAATCCCTGTGTGAATTGTTCACATCAGATCATAAAGAAAATCCTCTGCTTGGggcttgtctgtgtgtgtgtgtgtgtgtgtgtgtgtgtgtactttttctttttccattatagtttattacaagatgttgaatacagttccctgtgctacacagtagggcCATGTTGGTTACCTCTTTTCTATATAGTGTGTTTGTTAATACCAAACttcatttatcccttcccccctccttccccttttatAACCGTaagtttctctctctgttttataaatagttcatttgtgtcatttgtttagattccacatattagtgatatcatatatttgtctttgatttcattagtatgatcatctctaagtctgtccatgttgctccaaatggcattatttcatgctttttatggctgaatgatagtccattatatatgtaccacatcttcttacctattcatctgtcagtggatattaggttccttccatgtcttggctaatgtaaataatgctgctgtgaacattgatgtgcatgtatctcttcaaattatggtttttctctggatatatatgcctagcctaggagtggaattgctggatcatacagtagttttatatttagtgttTTAAAGAACcctcaaactgttttccatagtggttgtaccactatGGAACAACCCATGGTGgtagttcacattcccaccaaccatgtaaggagggttcccttttctccataccctcgcCAGCATTTGTTGTTGATAGaattactaatgatggccattctgactggtgtgaggtggtacctcagttgtagtttttttcatttctctagtaattagtgatgttgggtaCCTTTCCCTGTTGCCTCTTGGTtgtatgtctgtcttctttggagaaaggtctttTTAGATCTGcagatttcttctcttttatcttaAGGTGCAGTGGTCAAGAGCACAGCCTCTCAGAAACCTAGATTCAGATGCCAGCTTAGTCAGGTGCCGGCTTCATGAACAAAATACTTCACCTTCCTGAGCCTAATTCGCTCATATGCAAAACAGGGATGATAATGGCCCCGTGGTGGTTTATACGGTGACCCCCACAGGGTTGATGTTagggttaaatgagatagtcTGTGCGCAGCATGGCACacagtaaataataaatgttggctgGTATTGTAATTTAGACTACATGTTATTATGAGTGATTCTCAAAATAATCCAGCaattattatccccacttcacaataagaagactgaggctcagagtatATTCTTCCTGGCAGTCACCCCTCACACCCACCACACTTGCCTAAACATCCTTCTTTAACTTGTGGTCTGTGTAAGGTGGGAAATACTCTAGGCCAACTGCTGTAATAAGTGTGATCCTAAAAGAGATTTATGCTGGAAAAGCCAAGGCTAGTAGTTTTCCAGTAAGCCAGGAAGGGCAGAAGGAGCCAAGGTCGGAGAGGCTGAATTACAGCATTTTGAGGGGATGGGAAGTAGtgaatataaaactaaataagtTTGGATTTATGCCCAAGGGAGGTAGCAACCAGATAATAGGAGTGTGGTGGTGCCAACTTGAAAGGGGCAAGCATGTGAAGGGACCCCGTAGTGTTTACTTTGCTCTTGTGACCAGGATAGGTCAGAGGCATCAGCCATGACCATCACCCCATGgccgggctgggggtggtggcTCCAGGGATGGACCTCCCCTGACTATCCAGGACGTCACCCCAGCTCGCAGGCTGATGGTTCCTCTTCCCGCCGCCTGAATGAGGGTCCAGCCAGCCTTTCTTGGCATCTCATGGTCttctagttatctattgctgcttACTTAGCAAACCATCCCAAAACCTAGTGGCATAAAATAACATCCATTTTATCAGGTTTACGATTCTGAGGATCAGGAATTTGGTCATAGCACAGCAGTTCTGCTCTCCTGCTCCACAGTATCTGGGGCTTCCACCGGACAGCTCAGATGACTGCAGATGCTGGGATGGCTTGGCTGGGGTCCTCAGTGCGGCATCTCCTGGAGCTTGAATATCCAGTATCAGTCCTTTGCTCCGTACCTGGAGCCTGGGCTGGGATGGCTACAGCTGCTGTTTCTCTCTAGGCAGCCTCTGCCCTTGGCCAGCTTGGACATCCTCACAGCTTGGTGATCTCGGGTAGGGCAGACATTTTACATACGGCTGGTTTCCCTCAGAGTGAGTGTTTCATGAGGCCCAGATGGAAGCTGCCAGACCCCTCGCAATCTAAATCTCAAAAGTCCCAGCATGCTCTTGTGCACATTCTGTAGTTGGGGACGTCAGTGTATCCAGTCCAGATTCAAGGAGGTGGGGGACAGGGGAACGTCACGGCGTGAGGGAGGGGAAGCGTAAGGGCTGCCATCTCGGAGACAAGGTACCACACACTAGAGGGTAAGAACACAGGCtcctttttttattgaggtatagtttatttgtttcaggtgtacagcaaagtgattcagttatatacattctttttcaaattcttttccattataggtaaccataagtttgttttctatgtctctgagtctatttccgTTTTGTAAGTAagtcttttgtatcatttttttagattgttATCATGTAAATCTTCCTCTGgaatttgtcttcctctgacttacttcacttagcatgataatctctaggtccagccatgttgctgcaaatggcatcatttcattcctttttatggctgagtactattccattgggGGGTGTAGACACACTTATATACAACTCCTTtatcctctgtcagtggacatttaggttgcttccatgtcttagctattgtaagtaGTACTTTTGTggacactgaggtgcatgtatcttttcagattagagTTTTTAAGAACATAGACTTTTGAGTTACACATATTGGTTCATATCGGTGCTCTGTAACTTAATAGCTCTGCAATGTCAGACAGGGTccttaaactctctgagcctcaatttcctcatctataaaatggagataatgctATTTTACTACGGATGCTTGTGGTaagatttaaataagataaatCTAGTGCTTGGTACAACTTGGTACAACTAGCCTAAAAGTCCTCACTTAATGGCAGCCATACTACCTATAGTAATAACTAATAGTGTTATTACTCCAGCTTGCCCTTTAGATACTCATTCGTTCATTCAGCAAACAAGCATCTTACTCAGTGCTAGGTATAGTCTCTGGCCCTGGCCTCCCCACAGTTGTGAGCAGAGTCTAACTGGGCTTTCAGGCTTTTGAAGCAGCATCCCTGGGCCTTCAGTGCTGGGAAGAAGCATTGCTGGGCTCAGCAAGACTGGCTCAAAGGAGGAAGCGAGGGCTTGTCACCTAAGCCTCTCTGATCAGATTGCAGTATCATCTTTGGCCCTGTCCTATAGAGTCTCCTATTCTCAGAATAACTCTCCTCCCACTTTAAGTAGAGATATTACTAAGGAGAGGCAGGAGAAGAGAACCTTCGTCTCCTTCAAACGTGTGTCCTCAGGTCCTAGCTGATGAGCATCTGATCCCGTCAAGGGCCCCAGTACTTGGGTAACACAGGACTCTGCATGCAGAGCCCCATCCACAACCAGCCGCTCCTTGCGGGCCCCTTGCTGGCATCCAGAATCAAAACCTCAAACACTGAAGTAAGAGAAAGTAGGAAAGGTAACAATGTCCAACTCGTTACAGATCCTAAAAGAACTCTGAAAAATGCAGcattctaaataaaatgaaaagcaagacGTCATGGAGAATGCAAGCCAAACCAGGAGAGGCTGCTTGGCAGGGAACCGCACAGTCTGGTCTGGTCTCTGTCTTATCTCAGCAGTTGCCTAACACCAGgaacttcttaaaaatgaaagggCAGAGCTTCAACCCAGAACCTTTCAGAAACCTTTAGGCTTCCCGTAATAGTCTTGTGAAAAATCTCACCTGCTCAAATGAGCATCTTTGGCTTTCATTTGAAGACACTGGAGCTTTAAGTAAATCTCTCTCTCAGGAACTGGTTTTTAGGTTAACTATGAAGGAATTCACACTCATTAAGCACCTCTGTGCCAGCAGCAAAAAGCTGCATGTTACAGAATCACTGTGTCTGCCATCTTTCCCTTAGTCCAGTTGCCCACGCAGAGCACAAATATCTGCTTCATGCCTCTGATGGATGGACAGCCACAAGCCCAGACTTCATGGGGACAGCCGAAGCCCAAAGCCCCAGGCGGCCTTTCCAGAGGACCCCTCGCACACTAGAGGGCCACACTGCTGGAGACGTGAGTGCTGAGTGCAGGCAGTGCGGGCTCAGCCCTCTTGGTGCTGCGACGGCCGGAGCTAGCTGCCAGCCCTCCTCCACTGTCATTTGTCGGGGCCTTACTGATTTCCTTGTCTGACTCATCCTTGGAGGCAAGCACAGGCCCCACGTTCACTGCAGGAGGGACTCAGCTGCCCATGCAAGGTTCGGTGTCTCCAAAAAGTACACAGCTGTCTTGGGGGAGACCATCACCTCTCAGCAAGTAGCTCAAAGGAAAAGACACATCCTCTGTCGGACCAGTTCTCACTCTGAGgcatcccccaccccgccccgcccgtGGATCTAAGACCACGTCAGTCCAGCAACCCATGAGCCTCTTCCACCTGGCCTCTGCTGACCATCCTGCATCTCCCTCGTCTTGGTCAAGTAGGAACAGTCTCCAGCAGATCTCACATAATTGTGGAAACCAAGCCACTCCATTTGCTCCActggggaggaggagacagggagggagaagggcatAGATGCAAAACCAGCGCAAGCTATTTCTGTAGCTTTGAAAAAGCACGCACAGATATTCTAGGGATGTTCATCAGAATAGAAACTTGGGACAGACCATGCCAGCTTGCAGCTTGTGCTGTAGATTTAAGAAAGTTTGACCCATAGGCAGATACCTCTTTGACCCTGGGCGGAGGGGGTCAGGTTGAGATCTTGCTTCCTTGGGGTCCATGTCTGTCTTCTCAGTGAATGAAGACAGGGTAGCGCTATGCTCTGAAGAGACGGCAGAAATGAAGTACgaatctggaaaagagaaaaggaagctaGACATCATCAAGGGGAGCCAGGGAAGGTCCGAGGAAAAGAGCCTTTCTCCCAGGCGCTGCTTGGCATGGCATTCGGGCCTGACAATCTCCTGTCTCTCGCTGATTTGATGATAAAATATGGAGTGGAGCCACAGGGAGAGCAAACGCCTCAAGAAATAGATGGATAATTGGCTCTGTTTGCATGCTCGCTGCTGTGACTGTGAGACGCCACGCCAGCATGACTCATCCCCTCTGCCTAAATTAGATTCTGATTGTGTTTCAGAGATGTTCACTGAATCACAGATGTTAGAGGTAAAAAGACCCAGACTTCTCAGGAACACCTCCTGCGGAGTGTGTGGCATCATCCTCTCAGGCTGCGGGCTCCCAGACCTCGGCTGTGGGGCCAGAATAATCCCTTCCCTCCCAGAGCCTGGGAGCAAAGCAGCCACCCGGGATGGAGGAGGCTCTGGGTCCGCGGGTGGGTCCTGAGTGTAGCTGTCGGCAGTGTGTCGCTCCAGTGACATGCTCTGCAGAGACCCCAGATCGGACCTTGTGTGTCCTGGTGGTGAGATTTCCCTGACTCGCTGCCACATCAAATGGAGCAGTTCAGGGTCCTCACCGTTCAGCCCCCACGGCATTTCTCGCACCTCGTTCTATGCTGCAGGATGCCTTCATAAACATGTTCTCATCTCTCTTGCAGAATTTAGCCTACGAGATCATCCTGACGCTGGGACAGGCATTCGAGGTCGCCTACCAGCTCGCTCTGCAAGCCAGGAAAGGGGGGCATTCCTCCACGCTTCCAGAAAGCTTTGAAAACAAGCCCTCCAAGCCCATCCCCAAGCCCCGCGTCAGCATCCGCAAGTCCGTGGTAAGTAGGAGACAGGTGTTCTGAAAGGAAGGCGCCCTTGGTCGTGTGGGAACTATGGGAATCCAGGACCTGCCCTTCTTGTCTTTCTCTCAGCCTCATCCTGGCATGGGTCTGTCATCCTCTCAGCCCAGTTCCTGCAAAGTCTTGGGGGCCATCTGCCTGACCAGGAGGCCCCCACTTCCTCTGCCCCACTCAGCAGCCTGGGAGGGCACTGGGCACTCTGCTGTCCTGGGTGAATCGTTCCTGAAGGTCCAGGCAAGCTTGGGAAGGACAGTCCCTCCAGGGGGCAAGCCCCTCTCAAGCCAGCAGCTGGTGGAGAGGGTGGCAGAGGCTCACAGGGCATCCCTGGCACCCAGATGGAGGAAGCTGGAGGCACAGGCTGTGCGAGATCCGAGGGGGGGGGGCCTGGGCGCCAGGCCCCGCATGTTCTCCCGAAGCTGAGGCTTCCTTCAGAGCAGGGACTGTTCAGAAGGCACCGcctctcctccttggcatctGCCTTCTTCCAGGaatttcctccccttccctcccacagGCTCGGCACACATCCTGTCCTAACAGACTTTCATGACTTCAAAGCGGCCTCCTCTTGTAGTAGCGATACCCAGAGGCTGGAAGGTTCCCAACCAGCCTCCCATCTGGCTTCTGCTGCTGTTGGGCAGCCTAGAAACTCTGGCGCCCCCAGAGGCATGGCTCCCACACCCGCATATCCTTCCATCCGtgactctctcctcctccccacggACCCCTGTCCCCAGGGACAGGGGGCCGTGTAGAGTCACAGAGGCACACTGCCCTCTGTGACCATGGGGCTCGCTCACAATCTTTTCTGGCTTCGGCTCCTGTCACCATCATGGGCAACCTTCGCCTCCACGGGCATGACCCCTC
Above is a genomic segment from Phacochoerus africanus isolate WHEZ1 chromosome 7, ROS_Pafr_v1, whole genome shotgun sequence containing:
- the LOC125131498 gene encoding uncharacterized protein LOC125131498, whose product is MPWGLNGEDPELLHLMWQRVREISPPGHTRSDLGSLQSMSLERHTADSYTQDPPADPEPPPSRVAALLPGSGREGIILAPQPRSGSPQPERMMPHTPQEVFLRSLGLFTSNICDSVNISETQSESNLGRGDESCWRGVSQSQQRACKQSQLSIYFLRRLLSLWLHSIFYHQISERQEIVRPECHAKQRLGERLFSSDLPWLPLMMSSFLFSFPDSYFISAVSSEHSATLSSFTEKTDMDPKEARSQPDPLRPGSKSGANGVAWFPQLCEICWRLFLLDQDEGDAGWSAEARWKRLMGCWTDVVLDPRAGRGGGCLRVRTGPTEDVSFPLSYLLRGDGLPQDSCVLFGDTEPCMGS